In Cupriavidus taiwanensis, the following proteins share a genomic window:
- a CDS encoding amino acid ABC transporter ATP-binding protein has protein sequence MIAARDIYKSFGPLQVLRGVSLTLRKGDVTAVIGPSGSGKSTLLRCLNHLEVIDRGSLHIEGETLAAAGPDSAARYVPDADVRRICRKMGMVFQSFNLFPHMTVLQNIIEAPMTVKGLRRDAVIPQAEELLRKVGLLAKRDNYPARLSGGQKQRVAIARALAMEPDIMLFDEPTSALDPELTGEVLRTMRQLAEEHMTMLVVTHEMGFAREVANHVVFMDEGQILEEGPPAEVFGAPAHARTREFLAHML, from the coding sequence ATGATCGCGGCACGGGATATCTACAAGTCGTTTGGGCCGCTGCAGGTCCTGCGCGGTGTTTCGCTGACCTTGCGCAAGGGCGATGTCACCGCGGTGATCGGCCCGTCGGGCTCGGGCAAGAGTACCTTGCTGCGTTGCCTGAATCATCTCGAGGTGATCGACCGCGGCAGCCTTCACATCGAGGGCGAGACGCTGGCCGCCGCCGGCCCAGACAGCGCGGCCCGCTATGTGCCGGACGCGGACGTGCGTCGCATCTGCCGCAAGATGGGCATGGTGTTCCAGTCGTTCAACCTGTTTCCGCATATGACGGTGTTGCAGAACATCATCGAGGCGCCGATGACCGTCAAGGGGTTGCGGCGCGATGCGGTGATCCCGCAGGCCGAGGAGTTGCTGCGCAAGGTGGGCCTGCTGGCCAAGCGCGACAACTACCCGGCGCGGCTGTCCGGCGGCCAGAAACAGCGGGTGGCGATTGCGCGCGCGCTGGCGATGGAACCGGACATCATGCTGTTCGACGAGCCCACTTCCGCGCTGGATCCGGAACTGACCGGCGAGGTGCTGCGCACCATGCGGCAACTGGCGGAAGAACATATGACCATGCTCGTCGTCACCCATGAAATGGGGTTTGCGCGTGAAGTGGCGAACCACGTCGTATTCATGGACGAGGGCCAGATTCTCGAGGAAGGCCCTCCCGCAGAAGTGTTCGGCGCCCCGGCCCACGCGCGCACCCGCGAATTCCTCGCGCACATGCTCTAG
- the paaI gene encoding hydroxyphenylacetyl-CoA thioesterase PaaI, whose translation MKQDPQALAEAAAAAMYEADTCSRWLGITVQAVRPGYARLTMPVRKEFLNGHGICHGGLMFTLADSAFAFACNSHNINTVAAGCSIEFLRPVHGDDVLTAEATEQVLSGRHGIYDIRVTNAAGQAVAMFRGKSAQIKGHVVPPPDAIDGA comes from the coding sequence TTGAAACAGGACCCCCAGGCCCTCGCGGAAGCCGCCGCGGCCGCGATGTATGAAGCCGACACCTGCAGCCGCTGGCTGGGCATCACGGTCCAGGCGGTGCGCCCCGGCTATGCGCGGCTGACCATGCCGGTGCGCAAGGAATTCCTCAACGGCCACGGCATCTGCCATGGCGGCCTGATGTTTACGCTGGCCGATTCCGCCTTCGCCTTTGCCTGCAACAGCCATAACATCAACACCGTGGCGGCCGGCTGCAGCATCGAGTTCCTGCGGCCCGTGCATGGCGACGACGTGCTCACCGCCGAGGCCACTGAACAGGTGTTGTCCGGCCGGCACGGCATCTACGATATCCGCGTGACCAACGCGGCGGGCCAGGCGGTGGCGATGTTCCGCGGCAAGTCCGCGCAGATCAAGGGACACGTGGTGCCGCCGCCCGACGCAATCGACGGCGCCTGA
- the apaG gene encoding Co2+/Mg2+ efflux protein ApaG codes for MSEYAFSVSVRTQYLPDQSDPERGRHAFAYTITIHNTGEVAAQLISRHWIITDSDNGTQEVAGLGVVGHQPLLKPGEHFEYTSWATISTPVGSMKGEYFCVAEDGHRFEVPIPEFALVLPRMLH; via the coding sequence ATGAGCGAGTACGCCTTCTCCGTGTCGGTGCGCACCCAGTACCTGCCGGACCAGTCCGACCCCGAGCGCGGGCGCCATGCCTTCGCCTACACCATCACCATCCACAATACCGGCGAGGTCGCGGCACAGCTGATCTCGCGGCACTGGATCATCACGGACAGCGACAACGGCACGCAGGAAGTTGCCGGGCTGGGGGTGGTTGGCCACCAGCCGCTGCTCAAGCCGGGCGAGCATTTCGAGTACACCAGCTGGGCCACGATCTCGACCCCGGTGGGCTCGATGAAGGGCGAGTACTTCTGCGTGGCCGAGGACGGCCATCGCTTCGAGGTGCCGATCCCCGAGTTCGCGCTGGTGCTGCCGCGCATGCTGCACTGA
- a CDS encoding amino acid ABC transporter permease: MDYVLSLLLPLAQGAKVTLTLFAITLALSVPLGLALALARISSWPLLSGLVNGYIWLMRGTPLMLQMLFIYFALPFVPVIGVRLPDFPAAVVAFALNYAAYFAEIFRAGIKSVDRGQYEASKALGMTYFQTMRRVVLPQMVSRVLPPVSNETITLIKDTSLIYVLALNDILRTARGIVQRDFTTTPFLVAALFYLVMTLILTWFFQNLEKRYAKHDD, from the coding sequence ATGGATTACGTCTTATCTCTTCTGCTGCCGCTGGCGCAGGGTGCCAAAGTCACGCTGACGCTATTCGCCATCACGCTCGCCCTGTCGGTGCCGCTGGGGCTTGCGCTGGCACTGGCGCGCATTTCGTCATGGCCGCTGCTGAGCGGCCTGGTCAACGGCTATATCTGGCTGATGCGCGGTACGCCGCTGATGCTGCAGATGCTGTTTATATATTTCGCGCTGCCGTTCGTGCCGGTCATCGGCGTGCGGCTGCCTGATTTTCCCGCGGCAGTGGTGGCCTTCGCGCTCAACTACGCCGCGTACTTCGCCGAAATCTTCCGCGCCGGGATCAAGTCCGTCGACCGCGGCCAGTACGAGGCAAGCAAGGCTCTGGGCATGACGTACTTCCAGACCATGCGGCGGGTCGTGCTGCCGCAGATGGTCAGCCGCGTGCTGCCGCCGGTCAGCAATGAAACCATTACGCTGATCAAGGACACCTCGCTGATCTACGTGCTGGCGCTCAACGACATCCTGCGCACGGCGCGCGGCATCGTGCAGCGCGATTTCACCACCACGCCATTCCTCGTCGCCGCGCTGTTCTACCTGGTGATGACGCTGATTCTGACCTGGTTCTTCCAGAATCTCGAAAAACGCTATGCCAAACATGATGACTAG
- a CDS encoding enoyl-CoA hydratase, whose product MPYENILVETRGRVGLITLNRPKALNALNDALMDELGAALTAFDQDEGIGAIVITGSERAFAAGADIGMMAKYSFMDVYKGDYITRNWETIRKIRKPVIAGVAGYALGGGCELAMMCDIIIAADSARFGQPEVKLGTMPGAGGTQRLPRAVSKAKAMDLCLTARMMDAAEAERAGLVSRVVPADKLLDEVLAAAETIAGFSLPVVMMIKESVNAAYETTLAEGVHFERRLFHATFATEDQKEGMAAFVEKRGPNFQHR is encoded by the coding sequence ATGCCGTATGAGAACATCCTGGTCGAGACCCGCGGCCGTGTTGGCCTGATCACGCTGAACCGCCCGAAGGCCCTGAATGCGCTCAATGATGCGCTGATGGATGAACTGGGCGCCGCGCTGACCGCCTTTGACCAGGATGAAGGTATCGGCGCCATCGTCATCACCGGCAGCGAGCGCGCCTTCGCCGCCGGCGCCGACATCGGCATGATGGCCAAGTACTCCTTCATGGACGTCTACAAGGGCGACTACATCACTCGCAACTGGGAAACCATCCGCAAGATCCGCAAGCCGGTCATCGCCGGCGTAGCCGGTTATGCGCTGGGTGGCGGCTGCGAACTGGCGATGATGTGCGACATCATCATCGCGGCGGACTCGGCCAGATTCGGCCAGCCCGAGGTCAAGCTCGGCACCATGCCCGGCGCCGGCGGCACCCAGCGCCTGCCGCGCGCGGTGTCCAAGGCCAAGGCGATGGACCTGTGCCTGACCGCGCGCATGATGGACGCCGCCGAAGCCGAACGCGCGGGCCTGGTGTCGCGCGTGGTCCCGGCCGACAAGCTGCTGGACGAAGTGCTGGCGGCGGCCGAGACCATCGCCGGGTTCTCGCTGCCGGTAGTCATGATGATCAAGGAATCGGTCAACGCCGCTTACGAGACCACGCTGGCCGAGGGCGTCCACTTCGAGCGCCGCCTGTTCCATGCCACCTTCGCCACCGAAGACCAGAAGGAGGGCATGGCCGCCTTCGTCGAGAAGCGCGGCCCGAATTTCCAGCACCGTTAG
- a CDS encoding amino acid ABC transporter substrate-binding protein, whose protein sequence is MKKFAALLLISSVALFAACGKKESAPAPAAGTDTAAKIIVGLDDNFPPMGFRDANNELVGFDIDMAKEASRRLGMTVEFKPIDWSAKEAELNGKRVDVLWNGLTITEERKKNISFTAPYMTNHQIVIVGSQSPVKAKADLAGRIVGAQDGSSAVDAIKKESQIAASLKELKTFGDNVTALMDLSAGRLDAIVVDEVVGRYLISKRAGEYRVLEENFGTEEYGVGVRKDDAQLLGKLDQTLASMKQDGTAARIATQWFGADITK, encoded by the coding sequence ATGAAGAAGTTCGCTGCATTGCTCCTGATCTCGTCCGTCGCGCTGTTCGCCGCGTGCGGCAAGAAGGAATCTGCCCCCGCGCCGGCTGCCGGCACGGATACGGCCGCCAAGATCATCGTGGGCCTGGACGACAATTTCCCGCCGATGGGATTCCGTGATGCCAACAACGAGCTGGTCGGCTTCGATATCGATATGGCCAAGGAGGCCAGCCGCCGTCTTGGCATGACGGTCGAGTTCAAGCCGATCGACTGGAGCGCCAAGGAGGCGGAACTGAACGGCAAGCGCGTCGATGTGCTGTGGAACGGGCTGACCATCACCGAAGAGCGCAAGAAGAACATCAGCTTTACCGCGCCGTACATGACCAACCACCAGATCGTGATCGTCGGCAGCCAGTCGCCGGTGAAGGCCAAGGCTGACCTGGCCGGCCGCATCGTGGGCGCGCAGGACGGCAGCAGCGCGGTGGATGCCATCAAGAAGGAAAGCCAGATTGCCGCCAGCCTGAAGGAACTGAAGACCTTCGGCGATAACGTGACGGCGCTTATGGACCTGTCGGCAGGCCGCCTCGACGCGATCGTGGTGGATGAGGTGGTGGGCCGCTACCTGATCAGCAAGCGCGCCGGCGAATACCGCGTGCTGGAGGAGAACTTCGGCACCGAGGAATACGGTGTCGGCGTGCGCAAGGATGATGCTCAACTGCTCGGCAAGCTCGACCAGACCCTGGCGTCGATGAAGCAGGACGGCACCGCGGCGCGTATCGCCACCCAGTGGTTTGGCGCCGACATCACCAAGTAA
- the paaG gene encoding 2-(1,2-epoxy-1,2-dihydrophenyl)acetyl-CoA isomerase PaaG — MPPTSTPAGQPVSIESGPILLAWQGPVAIITLNRPDKLNSFTRAMHQALQQALDHVEAGGARALLLTGAGRGFCAGQDLADLDFTPGHMTDLGELIDTWFNPLIRRLHGLPLPVVAAVNGTAAGAGANLALACDMVLAARSASFIQAFVKIGLAPDSGGTWLLPQRIGMARALGLAMTGERLSAEDAEAWGLVWQTMDDPLLPEQALALATHLAGQPTRALAAIKRAMYASATATLDAQLDLERDLQRELGQSADYAEGVNAFLAKRAPHFTGK; from the coding sequence ATGCCCCCGACGTCCACGCCCGCTGGCCAGCCGGTCAGCATCGAGAGCGGTCCCATCCTGCTGGCCTGGCAGGGCCCGGTCGCCATCATCACGCTCAATCGTCCCGACAAGCTCAACAGCTTTACCCGTGCCATGCACCAGGCGCTGCAGCAGGCGCTGGACCACGTCGAGGCCGGCGGCGCCCGCGCCCTGCTGCTGACGGGGGCGGGCCGCGGCTTCTGCGCGGGCCAGGACCTGGCCGACCTGGATTTCACGCCGGGGCATATGACCGACCTGGGCGAGCTGATCGATACCTGGTTCAATCCGCTGATCCGCCGCCTGCACGGCCTGCCGCTGCCGGTGGTGGCGGCGGTCAACGGCACCGCGGCCGGTGCCGGCGCCAACCTTGCGCTGGCCTGCGACATGGTGCTGGCGGCGCGCTCCGCCAGCTTTATCCAGGCTTTTGTCAAGATCGGGCTCGCGCCGGACTCGGGCGGCACCTGGCTGCTGCCGCAGCGCATCGGCATGGCGCGCGCGCTGGGCCTGGCCATGACCGGCGAGCGCCTGAGCGCCGAGGACGCCGAAGCCTGGGGCCTGGTCTGGCAGACCATGGACGATCCGCTGCTGCCGGAACAGGCGCTGGCGCTCGCCACGCACCTGGCCGGACAGCCGACGCGCGCGCTGGCCGCGATCAAGCGCGCCATGTATGCCAGCGCCACCGCCACGCTCGACGCCCAGCTCGACCTCGAACGCGACCTGCAGCGCGAGCTTGGCCAGTCCGCCGACTATGCGGAAGGCGTCAACGCCTTCCTCGCCAAGCGCGCCCCGCATTTCACCGGCAAGTAG
- a CDS encoding DUF2891 domain-containing protein: protein MGRSALDRETARSFARVALENILRRYPYKLDHMMAGAGDLAGPAAWHPVFCGSYDWHSSVHMHWLLVRLLALHPDLDEAPRIRAMLDAQLRPDAMAAELAYFRRPEARTFERPYGWGWMLKLQAELLALARHDPHATAWAEACAPLASHLSQQLADFLDAAAFPVRTGTHFNSAFALVMALSYARAHQDLALRRAIVRRAHRWFGHDQKYPARYEPGGDEFLSGGLTEAVLMHAVMDGCAFSEWWELFVPGQAELANWLTPVTVTNRGDPKAAHLDGLNLSRAWCWRMLEPALPDPLRPLAIRAWSDHIEASLPQAVEGEYVSTHWLASFAVLALAEPIGG from the coding sequence ATGGGGCGTTCGGCGCTGGATCGCGAGACCGCGCGCAGCTTTGCGCGCGTGGCGCTGGAGAATATCCTGCGCCGTTATCCGTACAAGCTGGACCACATGATGGCGGGCGCCGGCGATCTCGCCGGGCCGGCCGCCTGGCATCCGGTGTTTTGCGGCAGCTACGACTGGCACTCCAGCGTGCATATGCACTGGCTGCTGGTGCGGTTGCTGGCACTGCATCCGGACCTCGACGAAGCGCCGCGCATCCGCGCCATGCTGGACGCTCAGCTGCGCCCAGACGCCATGGCCGCCGAACTCGCGTACTTCCGCCGGCCGGAGGCCCGCACCTTCGAGCGCCCCTACGGCTGGGGCTGGATGCTGAAGCTGCAAGCCGAGCTGCTGGCGCTGGCACGGCACGACCCGCATGCCACGGCCTGGGCCGAAGCCTGCGCACCGCTGGCCTCGCACTTATCGCAACAACTGGCGGATTTCCTCGATGCGGCAGCGTTTCCGGTGCGCACCGGGACCCATTTCAACAGCGCCTTCGCGCTGGTCATGGCCCTTTCCTATGCGCGCGCGCATCAGGATCTGGCCTTGCGGCGCGCCATCGTACGGCGCGCCCACCGCTGGTTCGGCCACGACCAGAAGTATCCGGCCCGCTACGAGCCCGGCGGTGACGAGTTCCTGTCCGGCGGACTGACCGAAGCCGTGCTGATGCACGCCGTGATGGACGGCTGCGCGTTTTCGGAATGGTGGGAGTTGTTCGTGCCGGGCCAGGCCGAACTGGCCAACTGGCTGACGCCGGTCACGGTGACCAACCGCGGCGACCCCAAGGCCGCACACCTGGACGGCCTGAACCTGTCACGCGCGTGGTGCTGGCGCATGCTGGAACCCGCCCTGCCCGATCCGCTGCGGCCGCTGGCAATCCGCGCGTGGTCGGACCATATCGAGGCGTCGCTGCCCCAGGCGGTGGAGGGCGAGTATGTGTCCACGCACTGGCTGGCCTCGTTCGCGGTGCTCGCGCTGGCCGAGCCGATCGGCGGCTGA
- the paaK gene encoding phenylacetate--CoA ligase PaaK, producing MSTRLTDLPLDPIETASRAELQALQLERLKWSLGHAYAHSPVYRRKFDQAGVHPDQLQSLADLARFPFTSKQDLRDNYPFGMFAVPQERVARIHASSGTTGKPTVVGYTLQDIDNWATVMARSIRASGARRGDKVHISYGYGLFTGGLGAHYGVEKAGLTAIPFGGGQTERQVQLIQDFKPEVIMVTPSYMLAIADEFERQGIDPASTSLRVGIFGAEPWTPEMRLAIEKRMGISAVDIYGLSEVMGPGVANECAETKDGPTIWEDHFYPEIIDPDTGAVLPDGEFGELVFTSLTKEAMPVVRYRTRDLTRLLPGTARAAFRRMEKVTGRTDDMMIVRGVNVFPSQIEELILKQAELAPHYQCVLGKDGHLDTLTVRVECAHGGEPAHAQAARERLAHEIKSYIGVTASIEVLPEGGIERSVGKAKRIVDQRPR from the coding sequence ATGAGCACGCGCCTGACCGATCTGCCCCTGGACCCGATCGAGACCGCCAGCCGCGCCGAACTGCAGGCGTTGCAGCTGGAGCGCCTGAAATGGTCGCTTGGCCACGCCTACGCCCATTCGCCGGTCTACCGGCGCAAGTTCGACCAAGCCGGCGTGCACCCGGACCAGCTGCAATCGCTGGCCGACCTGGCGCGCTTTCCGTTCACCAGCAAGCAGGATCTGCGCGACAACTACCCGTTCGGCATGTTCGCGGTGCCGCAGGAGCGGGTGGCGCGCATCCATGCCTCTTCCGGCACCACGGGCAAGCCCACCGTGGTCGGCTACACGCTGCAGGACATCGACAACTGGGCCACGGTGATGGCGCGCTCGATCCGCGCCTCGGGCGCGCGGCGCGGCGACAAGGTCCATATCAGCTACGGCTACGGGCTGTTCACCGGCGGACTGGGCGCGCACTACGGGGTCGAGAAGGCGGGCCTGACCGCGATCCCGTTCGGCGGCGGGCAGACCGAGCGGCAGGTGCAGCTGATCCAGGACTTCAAGCCGGAAGTGATCATGGTGACCCCCAGCTATATGCTGGCGATCGCCGACGAATTCGAGCGCCAGGGCATCGACCCGGCCAGCACCTCGCTGCGCGTCGGCATCTTCGGCGCCGAGCCGTGGACACCGGAGATGCGGCTGGCGATCGAGAAGCGCATGGGCATTTCGGCGGTCGACATCTATGGCCTGTCCGAGGTCATGGGGCCGGGCGTGGCCAACGAATGCGCCGAAACCAAGGACGGCCCGACCATCTGGGAAGACCACTTCTACCCGGAGATCATCGACCCGGACACCGGCGCGGTGCTGCCCGACGGCGAGTTCGGCGAACTGGTGTTCACCTCGCTGACCAAGGAAGCAATGCCGGTGGTGCGCTACCGTACGCGCGACCTGACCCGCCTGCTGCCGGGCACTGCCCGCGCGGCATTTCGCCGCATGGAGAAGGTCACCGGCCGCACCGACGACATGATGATCGTGCGCGGCGTCAACGTGTTCCCGTCGCAGATCGAGGAACTGATCCTGAAGCAGGCCGAACTGGCGCCGCACTACCAGTGCGTGCTGGGCAAGGACGGCCACCTGGACACACTGACGGTGCGCGTGGAATGCGCCCATGGCGGCGAGCCGGCGCATGCGCAGGCCGCGCGCGAGCGGCTGGCGCATGAGATCAAGTCCTATATCGGGGTGACCGCTTCCATCGAGGTGCTGCCTGAGGGGGGCATCGAGCGCTCGGTGGGGAAGGCGAAGCGGATCGTGGACCAGCGGCCGCGGTGA
- the mltA gene encoding murein transglycosylase A, with amino-acid sequence MAYADAFPIPQVSQVSSPSPRRMRGWLALAGAAVLLAGCMSGPPPRIETTPSGTTPPTASSQKGRLQAASWAEIGGWAQDDVRAAWPALQQSCQALKKRAEWSRACAAGMMVNAGDINAMRAYFESNFQPYRVVNGDGTDSGLITGYYEPILHGSRTRQGKFQVPLYRKPPQFGNRALPARAELLQNPAMRGNELVWVDDAVEAAFLQIQGSGRIRMADGSMMRVGFGGTNDQPFRSFGKWLLDRGEITPAQATMQGIKAWARANPGRVEEMLNINPRFVFFRELPPSNDGPVGALGVPLTAERSIAVDPATIPLGVPVFLSTTRPLSTEPIQRLMFAQDTGSAIKGGVRADFFWGAGDAAGETAGRMKQGGRMWVLMPRS; translated from the coding sequence ATGGCATACGCGGACGCTTTCCCGATTCCACAGGTTTCCCAGGTTTCCTCCCCGTCGCCGCGCCGCATGCGCGGCTGGCTCGCGCTGGCCGGCGCCGCGGTGCTGCTGGCCGGCTGCATGAGCGGCCCGCCGCCGCGCATCGAGACCACCCCGTCCGGCACTACGCCGCCGACCGCGTCGTCGCAGAAGGGCCGGCTGCAGGCGGCCAGCTGGGCCGAGATCGGCGGCTGGGCCCAGGACGATGTGCGCGCCGCCTGGCCGGCGCTGCAGCAAAGCTGCCAGGCGCTGAAGAAGCGCGCGGAATGGTCCCGCGCCTGCGCCGCCGGCATGATGGTCAATGCCGGCGACATCAACGCCATGCGCGCGTACTTCGAAAGCAACTTCCAGCCATACCGCGTGGTCAATGGCGACGGCACCGACAGTGGCCTGATCACCGGCTACTACGAGCCGATCCTGCATGGGTCGCGCACGCGCCAGGGCAAATTCCAGGTGCCGCTGTACCGCAAGCCGCCGCAGTTCGGCAACCGAGCACTGCCGGCGCGCGCCGAACTGCTGCAGAACCCGGCCATGCGCGGCAACGAGCTGGTCTGGGTCGACGACGCGGTCGAGGCCGCGTTCCTGCAGATCCAGGGCTCGGGCCGCATCCGCATGGCGGACGGCAGCATGATGCGGGTGGGCTTCGGCGGTACCAACGACCAGCCGTTCCGCTCGTTCGGCAAGTGGCTGCTGGACCGCGGCGAGATCACCCCGGCCCAGGCCACCATGCAGGGCATCAAGGCCTGGGCGCGCGCCAATCCCGGGCGCGTCGAAGAGATGCTCAATATCAACCCGCGCTTTGTCTTCTTCCGCGAGCTGCCACCCAGCAACGACGGCCCGGTGGGCGCGCTGGGCGTGCCGCTGACCGCGGAGCGCTCGATCGCGGTCGACCCGGCCACGATCCCGCTGGGCGTGCCGGTGTTCCTGTCGACCACGCGTCCGCTGTCGACCGAGCCGATCCAGCGCCTGATGTTCGCGCAGGATACCGGCAGCGCGATCAAGGGCGGCGTGCGTGCGGACTTCTTCTGGGGGGCCGGCGATGCCGCCGGCGAGACCGCCGGACGGATGAAGCAGGGCGGCAGGATGTGGGTGCTGATGCCGCGCAGTTAA
- a CDS encoding DUF3047 domain-containing protein: MTAKRFRLVLTGAAGALLLAGCASTSPQPSPPQGGSAPAAPIASGSAIDCQAFTERMAAHAAAQAETAVIEPDALAAANPLAADAEAGDDGEPADASPATLATLPLFSVSPRGNRLPVGWQPWTINRNKIPTTYSMAEVDQRVVVHAKADSSASGLYVPLRERDAGMLRWTWKTSGIIRNADNSHGPREDSPLRLFVAFDGDKGALPLKDQLMYEMARLTTGREMPYATLMYIWGGQRAEGAVVKNPHTDRVRMIVVDSGMKHANEWRCHERDLRADYRKAFGTDPGRVIAVGIMTDTDNTKSKAEAWYGDIALD; this comes from the coding sequence ATGACGGCCAAGAGGTTCCGGCTGGTTTTGACTGGCGCCGCCGGCGCGCTGCTGCTGGCAGGGTGCGCTTCCACTTCCCCTCAACCTTCCCCACCGCAAGGCGGCTCGGCTCCCGCCGCCCCGATTGCCTCCGGCTCCGCCATTGATTGCCAGGCCTTCACCGAGCGCATGGCCGCCCACGCCGCCGCGCAGGCCGAGACCGCGGTCATTGAACCCGACGCCCTGGCCGCTGCCAACCCGCTGGCGGCCGATGCGGAAGCAGGGGACGATGGCGAACCCGCCGACGCTTCGCCGGCCACCCTCGCCACGCTGCCGTTGTTTTCGGTTTCCCCACGCGGCAACCGGCTGCCCGTTGGCTGGCAGCCGTGGACCATCAACCGCAACAAGATTCCCACCACTTACTCGATGGCCGAGGTCGACCAGCGTGTCGTGGTGCACGCCAAGGCCGACAGTTCGGCCTCTGGCCTCTATGTGCCGCTGCGCGAGCGCGACGCCGGCATGCTGCGCTGGACCTGGAAGACCAGCGGCATCATCCGCAACGCCGACAACAGTCATGGCCCGCGCGAGGATTCGCCGCTGCGCCTGTTTGTCGCGTTCGACGGCGACAAGGGCGCACTGCCGCTCAAGGACCAGCTGATGTACGAGATGGCGCGGCTGACCACCGGGCGCGAGATGCCGTACGCGACGCTGATGTATATCTGGGGCGGGCAGCGCGCGGAAGGCGCGGTGGTGAAGAACCCGCATACCGATCGCGTGCGCATGATCGTAGTGGATAGCGGCATGAAGCACGCCAATGAGTGGCGTTGCCACGAGCGCGATCTGCGCGCCGACTACCGCAAGGCGTTCGGGACCGATCCCGGCCGCGTCATCGCGGTCGGCATCATGACCGATACCGACAATACCAAGAGCAAGGCCGAAGCCTGGTACGGCGACATCGCGCTGGACTAG
- a CDS encoding M20 aminoacylase family protein → MKLIPEILQAQAEIRAIRRDIHAHPELCFEEQRTADVVARNLEAWGIEVHRGLGTTGLVGVIRNGSSTRTIGLRADMDALPLQEANTFDHRSQHTGKMHACGHDGHTAMLLGAARYLAQHKPFDGTVHLIFQPAEEGGGGAREMIKDGLFERFPCDAVFGVHNWPGMPVGAFGTRAGPLMASSNEFRIVVRGKGAHAAMPNNGNDPVFTAAQIVSALQGIITRNKRPIDTAVISVTQFHAGDATNIVPDQAWIGGTVRTFTVPVLDLIERRMEEVARAVAAAFDCTIEYEFHRNYPPTINSEAETGFAAAVAAELVGADNVDSNVEPTMGAEDFSFMLQHKPGCYLFLGNGDGGHRDAGHGIGPCMLHNPSYDFNDELLPVGSTFFVRLVEKWLAPA, encoded by the coding sequence ATGAAGCTGATCCCCGAAATCCTGCAGGCGCAAGCCGAAATCCGCGCGATCCGGCGCGACATCCACGCCCATCCTGAACTCTGCTTCGAAGAGCAGCGCACCGCCGACGTAGTCGCGCGCAACCTGGAAGCGTGGGGCATCGAAGTCCACCGCGGGCTGGGCACCACCGGCCTGGTCGGTGTGATTCGCAATGGCAGCAGCACGCGCACCATCGGCCTGCGCGCCGACATGGACGCATTGCCGCTGCAGGAAGCCAACACCTTCGACCACCGCTCGCAGCACACCGGCAAGATGCACGCGTGCGGCCATGACGGCCACACCGCCATGCTGCTGGGCGCAGCGCGCTACCTGGCACAGCACAAGCCCTTCGACGGCACCGTGCACCTGATCTTCCAGCCGGCCGAGGAAGGCGGCGGCGGCGCGCGCGAGATGATCAAGGACGGCCTGTTCGAGCGCTTTCCGTGCGACGCGGTGTTCGGGGTGCACAACTGGCCGGGCATGCCGGTGGGTGCCTTCGGCACGCGCGCGGGCCCGCTGATGGCCTCGAGCAACGAGTTCCGCATCGTCGTGCGCGGCAAGGGCGCGCATGCGGCCATGCCCAACAACGGCAACGACCCGGTCTTCACCGCGGCGCAGATCGTGTCTGCGCTGCAGGGCATCATCACGCGCAACAAACGCCCGATCGATACCGCGGTGATCTCGGTCACGCAGTTCCATGCCGGCGATGCCACCAACATCGTGCCGGACCAGGCCTGGATCGGCGGTACCGTGCGTACCTTCACGGTGCCGGTGCTGGACCTGATCGAGCGGCGCATGGAAGAGGTGGCGCGCGCGGTCGCGGCCGCATTCGACTGCACCATCGAATACGAATTCCACCGCAACTATCCGCCCACCATCAACAGCGAGGCCGAGACCGGCTTTGCCGCCGCGGTCGCCGCCGAGCTGGTCGGCGCGGACAACGTCGACAGCAACGTCGAGCCCACCATGGGCGCCGAGGATTTCTCGTTCATGCTGCAGCACAAGCCGGGCTGCTATCTGTTCCTGGGCAATGGCGACGGCGGCCATCGCGATGCCGGCCATGGCATCGGGCCTTGCATGCTGCACAACCCCAGCTACGATTTCAACGACGAACTGCTGCCGGTCGGCTCGACCTTCTTCGTGCGGCTGGTGGAGAAGTGGCTCGCTCCTGCCTGA